The following proteins come from a genomic window of Lachnoclostridium phytofermentans ISDg:
- a CDS encoding helix-turn-helix domain-containing protein has protein sequence MKLGEKIVMFRTEHHLSQGDLAEKLGVSRQSISKWETGGSVPDLDKLIALSELFDVSLDNLVKDQEPKINTESKSSESSESSESVSKYPTRKVVGWILLGVGLQCMVLGLFLNILLAVLGGYLILCGIICQAIQKHPGLVIGWGTFLPCAYFLPRITSANMIMIFLSYAYRGGWTIQLIISYAFWTMLFLLIFTTVRKTRMKNYPFLFCGWAIFFQVYGFIPIAFRYTGKIEKFYIAFSWCVILFLIVLLFFTGKCIYSYSRIAKERN, from the coding sequence ATGAAATTGGGAGAAAAAATTGTAATGTTTCGTACAGAGCATCACTTATCTCAAGGCGATCTTGCAGAGAAGTTAGGTGTTTCTCGACAGTCTATTTCAAAATGGGAAACTGGTGGTAGCGTTCCTGATTTAGATAAACTTATCGCTTTAAGCGAGTTGTTTGATGTTTCTCTTGATAATCTCGTTAAGGATCAAGAGCCAAAGATAAATACAGAGTCTAAATCGTCAGAATCCTCAGAATCCTCGGAATCAGTATCGAAGTATCCGACACGAAAAGTTGTTGGATGGATTTTACTGGGTGTAGGTTTACAATGCATGGTTTTGGGGCTTTTCCTAAATATTTTGTTGGCAGTTTTGGGAGGTTACCTGATATTGTGTGGTATTATCTGCCAGGCTATTCAAAAGCATCCAGGACTTGTGATTGGTTGGGGAACCTTTTTGCCTTGTGCGTACTTTCTTCCAAGGATAACCAGTGCAAATATGATAATGATCTTTCTGTCCTATGCCTATCGAGGCGGATGGACGATACAACTGATTATTTCCTATGCCTTTTGGACTATGCTATTCCTGCTGATTTTTACAACAGTTAGAAAAACGAGAATGAAAAACTACCCATTCCTGTTCTGTGGCTGGGCAATCTTTTTTCAAGTATATGGTTTCATACCTATCGCGTTTCGCTATACAGGGAAAATTGAGAAATTTTACATTGCATTTTCTTGGTGCGTGATTTTATTTCTTATTGTACTTCTATTTTTCACAGGAAAATGCATTTACAGTTATTCTAGAATAGCCAAGGAAAGAAATTGA
- a CDS encoding substrate-binding domain-containing protein, giving the protein MIILYKKIAVVLLLAALLFSLSSCSFENKREGDNSFTVLSSSENKDLEQMLMEFAEKNKINLKFEYTGSLNIPSMIKSSQKDYDAVWSSNSIWNASISSSVLKNSKSISVNPVIFAVKESRYKNLGFSKDTVVNDLVQAVEKGNLKFLMPSVTQTNSGASAYIGFLNCLAGNPPVLTEEDLNSEALQESLKTLFKGVVRNSGSDEYLIDIFNEGGYDALVNYESSLIELNNQLIKSNKEPLRFIYPSDGVSVSDSPFAYIDNNNEKKLEIFNKLQSFLLSSDTQQKLESMGRRTTYGGLVSNDEVFKESYGIDKNAYLSPIKYPASSVIKNALNLYQDLFRKPSVVVFCLDYSGSMFGEGNEQLVAAMEKILDHKLASEDMIQFSKMDKIFVIPFSSELKWVDSAISGIDTANLISRIKDTEAHGKTNIYAPVEHAIEILKDFDADVYTKSIVLMTDGESAGNFRKGTSYDIPVFSIMFGEANPKQLDEISRLTKGKTFDGRIGLINAFKEIRGYN; this is encoded by the coding sequence GTGATAATTTTGTACAAAAAAATAGCTGTTGTCCTTTTGCTGGCAGCTTTATTATTTTCTCTAAGCTCATGTTCTTTTGAGAATAAGAGAGAAGGAGACAATTCATTCACTGTTTTGTCAAGCAGCGAAAATAAGGATTTAGAGCAAATGCTCATGGAATTTGCAGAAAAAAATAAAATTAATTTAAAGTTTGAGTACACAGGGTCTTTAAATATTCCTTCTATGATAAAATCATCGCAAAAGGATTATGATGCCGTATGGTCCTCAAACAGCATATGGAATGCTTCTATCTCAAGTTCTGTTTTAAAAAATTCTAAGTCCATATCTGTTAATCCCGTAATATTTGCAGTGAAAGAAAGTAGATATAAAAACTTGGGATTTAGTAAAGACACGGTTGTAAACGATCTGGTGCAGGCCGTTGAAAAAGGAAATCTAAAGTTTCTAATGCCTTCGGTTACTCAAACAAACAGCGGAGCATCAGCTTACATAGGATTTTTAAACTGTCTGGCAGGTAATCCTCCAGTTTTAACAGAGGAAGACTTGAATTCAGAGGCTCTACAAGAAAGCTTAAAGACCTTGTTTAAAGGAGTGGTCAGAAACTCCGGTAGTGATGAATACTTAATAGACATCTTCAATGAAGGTGGCTACGATGCACTTGTAAACTATGAATCTTCGCTAATAGAACTGAACAATCAGTTAATAAAAAGTAATAAAGAACCTTTAAGATTCATTTATCCTTCCGACGGAGTTTCCGTTTCGGACAGCCCCTTTGCGTACATAGACAACAATAATGAGAAAAAACTGGAAATATTTAACAAGCTACAAAGCTTCTTATTGTCTTCGGATACCCAGCAAAAGCTTGAAAGCATGGGTAGAAGAACCACTTATGGTGGTCTGGTATCAAATGATGAGGTTTTTAAGGAATCTTATGGAATTGATAAGAATGCTTATTTGTCTCCTATTAAATACCCAGCAAGCTCTGTAATTAAAAATGCACTGAATCTTTACCAGGATTTGTTCAGAAAACCCTCAGTGGTTGTTTTTTGCCTTGATTATTCAGGCAGCATGTTTGGGGAAGGAAATGAACAGCTTGTTGCGGCAATGGAAAAGATATTGGATCATAAACTGGCATCGGAGGATATGATACAGTTTTCGAAAATGGATAAAATATTTGTTATTCCGTTTTCAAGTGAACTCAAATGGGTGGATTCAGCTATATCCGGAATAGATACAGCTAACCTAATTTCCAGGATAAAGGATACGGAGGCACATGGAAAAACGAATATATACGCGCCTGTTGAGCATGCCATTGAAATATTAAAGGATTTTGATGCTGATGTATATACAAAATCCATTGTTTTAATGACAGACGGTGAATCAGCCGGTAATTTCCGTAAAGGTACATCCTACGATATACCTGTGTTTTCAATTATGTTCGGAGAAGCAAATCCGAAGCAACTGGATGAAATTAGCCGACTTACAAAAGGCAAGACCTTTGACGGCAGAATAGGCCTTATTAATGCTTTTAAGGAAATAAGAGGATATAATTAG
- a CDS encoding class I SAM-dependent methyltransferase, with translation MSQNSVNQWYETKDNVNEMKSWKGLKIWEKEVISHFPKNASILNIGCGLGREAFALSDLGFSVVGIDISHSIITEVTALAESTGYSIPFYPYDGRHIPFDDNTFDVIILWAQTFGLLYGADYKQSFFSECNRLLRKDGILSFSGHDYEYISDTHELCLEGRKFYPYSSKEIYWETFLPDELSSYAKQNNFTILLSGRGEIYKPEDGVILHCLCKK, from the coding sequence ATGTCTCAAAATTCAGTTAATCAATGGTATGAAACCAAAGATAATGTTAATGAAATGAAGTCTTGGAAAGGCTTGAAGATATGGGAAAAGGAGGTTATAAGTCACTTTCCGAAAAACGCATCGATTTTAAATATTGGATGCGGTTTGGGAAGGGAAGCATTTGCATTAAGTGACTTGGGCTTTTCCGTGGTTGGAATAGATATTTCACATTCTATCATTACAGAGGTTACGGCTTTAGCAGAATCAACAGGTTATTCTATCCCCTTCTATCCTTACGATGGACGTCATATTCCATTCGATGACAATACCTTTGATGTGATTATACTCTGGGCACAGACCTTTGGGTTACTATACGGAGCTGATTATAAGCAAAGTTTTTTTTCAGAATGTAATCGATTATTGAGAAAAGACGGAATTTTAAGTTTTTCTGGTCATGACTATGAATATATATCAGATACACACGAACTATGCTTAGAAGGTCGAAAGTTTTATCCATACAGTAGTAAAGAAATATATTGGGAAACGTTTCTTCCAGATGAACTTTCCTCTTATGCAAAGCAGAATAATTTTACAATCCTTTTGTCTGGGCGTGGTGAAATCTACAAACCTGAGGATGGTGTTATTCTACACTGTCTATGTAAGAAATAG